One window from the genome of Alosa alosa isolate M-15738 ecotype Scorff River chromosome 15, AALO_Geno_1.1, whole genome shotgun sequence encodes:
- the sarm1 gene encoding NAD(+) hydrolase SARM1 isoform X1, whose product MLLREISLSGPRYQWKAVLAGRMLRNPGSDRLTVPEYVSRLQSRKSSPAPDPRAVSPGITADVQSVLDGSLPALRSAVKTLKSAKDTADLEETRRAIAEIYQLVEEAWVLPALGRQVAEEICNRIRLDGGLELLLQHLHSPAVEITYESAKLLEQILVAENRDYVARMGLGVILNLTRSQEDAQLARSVSGILEHMFKHTEETSVQLISNGALDALLFWCRGTDPTVLRHCAVALANCAMYGGHRCQRLMIEKQAADWLFPLAFSKEDELIRFYACLAVAVLAANREIEKEVVKSGTLELVEPFIASLDPDEFARSLLDSTDSMQGRTAADLQHLLPLLDGTRLEGKCIAAFYLCVESSIKSRQRNTKIFQEIGAVQSLKRIVMYSSNATACSLAKRALGMMGEEVPRHILSSVPNWKSGEVQRWLQQIGFSTYTERFQELQVDGDLLLNITAEDLHNDLGMSSGLTRKRFLRDLRVLKTYANYSTCDPNNLADWLADVDPRFRQYTYGLVQSGVDRKNIVHITDEQLRTDCSVENGVHRAKILAALRHPKKTCLTDAQPCGPDVFISYRRTTGSQLASLLKVHLQLRGYSVFIDVEKLEAGRFEEKLIQSVQRARNFILVLSANALDKCMGDVAMKDWVHKEIVTALSGKKNIVPVTDNFLWPDPKSLPDDMSSILNFNGIKWSHEYQEATIEKILRFLKGNPSQDQLDRAKDPELPKQEEI is encoded by the exons ATGTTGCTGAGGGAGATTTCTTTATCTGGGCCGAGGTATCAGTGGAAGGCGGTCCTAGCAGGGAGGATGCTGAGAAATCCAGG TTCCGACAGACTCACGGTTCCTGAGTATGTCAGTCGCCTCCAAAGCCGGAAATCGAGCCCTGCCCCTGACCCGAGGGCTGTCTCGCCGGGCATTACAGCTGATGTACAGTCAGTGCTGGATGGTTCTCTACCAGCACTGCGATCAGCTGTCAAAACCTTAAAATCAGCCAAGGACACCGCAGATTTGGAGGAGACCCGCCGGGCAATCGCTGAGATTTACCAGCTAGTAGAGGAAGCCTGGGTTTTACCTGCCCTTGGGCGTCAGGTCGCCGAGGAGATATGCAACAGGATACGACTGGATGGTGGTCTGGAGCTGCTCTTGCAGCATCTCCACTCACCTGCTGTGGAAATCACCTATGAGTCAGCCAAGTTATTGGAGCAGATTCTGGTCGCAGAAAACAG AGACTATGTGGCACGCATGGGTCTGGGCGTGATCCTGAATCTGACTCGGTCCCAGGAGGACGCCCAGCTTGCCCGCAGCGTGTCCGGCATCCTGGAACACATGTTCAAGCACACAGAGGAGACATCCGTCCAGCTCATCTCCAACGGCGCCCTGGACGCGCTGCTTTTCTGGTGCCGTGGCACGGACCCCACCGTGCTGCGCCACTGCGCCGTGGCGCTGGCCAACTGTGCCATGTACGGCGGCCACCGGTGCCAGCGGCTCATGATCGAGAAGCAGGCGGCCGACTGGCTCTTCCCACTGGCCTTCTCCAAGGAGGACGAGCTCATCCGCTTCTACGCCTGCCTGGCCGTAGCTGTGCTGGCCGCAAACCGAGAGATCGAGAAGGAGGTGGTGAAGTCGGGCACGCTGGAGCTGGTGGAGCCCTTCATCGCCTCGCTGGACCCGGACGAGTTCGCCCGCAGCCTGCTGGACAGCACGGACAGCATGCAGGGCCGCACAGCTGCTGACCTGCAGCACTTGCTGCCCCTGCTGGACGGCACACGCCTGGAGGGGAAGTGCATCGCCGCCTTCTACCTGTGCGTGGAGTCCAGCATCAAATCACGGCAGCGTAACACCAAG ATTTTCCAAGAGATTGGTGCTGTGCAGAGCTTGAAGAGGATTGTCATGTACTCCAGTAACGCCACTGCCTGCTCCCTTGCCAAGCGAGCCCTGGGCATGATGGGAGAAGAAGTACCGCGCCACATCCTCTCCTCTGTGCCAAACTGGAAGAGTGGGGAGGTGCAAAGATGGCTGCAGCAGATTGGCTTCAGCACGTACACTGAGCGCTTTCAG GAGTTGCAGGTGGATGGAGACCTACTTTTAAACATTACAGCTGAGGACCTGCACAATGATCTGGGCATGTCTTCAGGGCTCACTCGCAAAAG ATTTCTGAGAGACCTTCGTGTTCTGAAGACCTACGCCAACTACTCCACATGTGACCCCAACAACCTGGCCGACTGGCTGGCAGACGTGGACCCGCGCTTCCGCCAGTACACCTACGGCCTGGTCCAGTCCGGCGTGGACCGTAAGAACATTGTGCACATCACCGACGAGCAGCTCCGCACCGACTGCAGTGTTGAGAATGGGGTGCACAGGGCCAAAATCTTGGCTGCGCTGCGCCACCCCAAAAAGACCTGCCTGACCGACGCACAGCCGTGCGGCCCAGACGTCTTTATCAGTTACCGCCGCACCACCGGGTCCCAGCTGGCCAG TCTGCTGAAGGTGCATCTTCAGCTGCGTGGCTACAGTGTGTTCATCGACGTGGAGAAGCTGGAGGCTGGTCGCTTTGAGGAGAAGCTGATCCAGAGTGTGCAGCGGGCACGCAACTTCATCCTGGTCCTTTCGGCCAACGCCCTGGACAAATGCATGGGCGACGTAGCCATGAAGGACTGGGTTCACAAG GAGATTGTCACTGCTCTCAGTGGGAAGAAGAACATTGTTCCGGTCACAGATAACTTTCTGTGGCCTGATCCCAAATCTCTTCCAGATGATATGAGTTCTATTCTCAACTTCAATGGTATCAA ATGGTCCCATGAGTATCAGGAGGCAACCATAGAGAAGATCCTGCGCTTCCTCAAGGGGAACCCAAGCCAGGACCAGCTGGACAGAGCCAAGGACCCAGAGTTACCGAAGCAGGAGGAGATCTAA
- the sarm1 gene encoding NAD(+) hydrolase SARM1 isoform X2 yields the protein MFLSLLVYISKLCRYLSMFSSDRLTVPEYVSRLQSRKSSPAPDPRAVSPGITADVQSVLDGSLPALRSAVKTLKSAKDTADLEETRRAIAEIYQLVEEAWVLPALGRQVAEEICNRIRLDGGLELLLQHLHSPAVEITYESAKLLEQILVAENRDYVARMGLGVILNLTRSQEDAQLARSVSGILEHMFKHTEETSVQLISNGALDALLFWCRGTDPTVLRHCAVALANCAMYGGHRCQRLMIEKQAADWLFPLAFSKEDELIRFYACLAVAVLAANREIEKEVVKSGTLELVEPFIASLDPDEFARSLLDSTDSMQGRTAADLQHLLPLLDGTRLEGKCIAAFYLCVESSIKSRQRNTKIFQEIGAVQSLKRIVMYSSNATACSLAKRALGMMGEEVPRHILSSVPNWKSGEVQRWLQQIGFSTYTERFQELQVDGDLLLNITAEDLHNDLGMSSGLTRKRFLRDLRVLKTYANYSTCDPNNLADWLADVDPRFRQYTYGLVQSGVDRKNIVHITDEQLRTDCSVENGVHRAKILAALRHPKKTCLTDAQPCGPDVFISYRRTTGSQLASLLKVHLQLRGYSVFIDVEKLEAGRFEEKLIQSVQRARNFILVLSANALDKCMGDVAMKDWVHKEIVTALSGKKNIVPVTDNFLWPDPKSLPDDMSSILNFNGIKWSHEYQEATIEKILRFLKGNPSQDQLDRAKDPELPKQEEI from the exons ATGTTCTTATCTCTCCTCGTATACATCAGTAAGCTCTGCCGATATTTATCAATGTTCAGTTCCGACAGACTCACGGTTCCTGAGTATGTCAGTCGCCTCCAAAGCCGGAAATCGAGCCCTGCCCCTGACCCGAGGGCTGTCTCGCCGGGCATTACAGCTGATGTACAGTCAGTGCTGGATGGTTCTCTACCAGCACTGCGATCAGCTGTCAAAACCTTAAAATCAGCCAAGGACACCGCAGATTTGGAGGAGACCCGCCGGGCAATCGCTGAGATTTACCAGCTAGTAGAGGAAGCCTGGGTTTTACCTGCCCTTGGGCGTCAGGTCGCCGAGGAGATATGCAACAGGATACGACTGGATGGTGGTCTGGAGCTGCTCTTGCAGCATCTCCACTCACCTGCTGTGGAAATCACCTATGAGTCAGCCAAGTTATTGGAGCAGATTCTGGTCGCAGAAAACAG AGACTATGTGGCACGCATGGGTCTGGGCGTGATCCTGAATCTGACTCGGTCCCAGGAGGACGCCCAGCTTGCCCGCAGCGTGTCCGGCATCCTGGAACACATGTTCAAGCACACAGAGGAGACATCCGTCCAGCTCATCTCCAACGGCGCCCTGGACGCGCTGCTTTTCTGGTGCCGTGGCACGGACCCCACCGTGCTGCGCCACTGCGCCGTGGCGCTGGCCAACTGTGCCATGTACGGCGGCCACCGGTGCCAGCGGCTCATGATCGAGAAGCAGGCGGCCGACTGGCTCTTCCCACTGGCCTTCTCCAAGGAGGACGAGCTCATCCGCTTCTACGCCTGCCTGGCCGTAGCTGTGCTGGCCGCAAACCGAGAGATCGAGAAGGAGGTGGTGAAGTCGGGCACGCTGGAGCTGGTGGAGCCCTTCATCGCCTCGCTGGACCCGGACGAGTTCGCCCGCAGCCTGCTGGACAGCACGGACAGCATGCAGGGCCGCACAGCTGCTGACCTGCAGCACTTGCTGCCCCTGCTGGACGGCACACGCCTGGAGGGGAAGTGCATCGCCGCCTTCTACCTGTGCGTGGAGTCCAGCATCAAATCACGGCAGCGTAACACCAAG ATTTTCCAAGAGATTGGTGCTGTGCAGAGCTTGAAGAGGATTGTCATGTACTCCAGTAACGCCACTGCCTGCTCCCTTGCCAAGCGAGCCCTGGGCATGATGGGAGAAGAAGTACCGCGCCACATCCTCTCCTCTGTGCCAAACTGGAAGAGTGGGGAGGTGCAAAGATGGCTGCAGCAGATTGGCTTCAGCACGTACACTGAGCGCTTTCAG GAGTTGCAGGTGGATGGAGACCTACTTTTAAACATTACAGCTGAGGACCTGCACAATGATCTGGGCATGTCTTCAGGGCTCACTCGCAAAAG ATTTCTGAGAGACCTTCGTGTTCTGAAGACCTACGCCAACTACTCCACATGTGACCCCAACAACCTGGCCGACTGGCTGGCAGACGTGGACCCGCGCTTCCGCCAGTACACCTACGGCCTGGTCCAGTCCGGCGTGGACCGTAAGAACATTGTGCACATCACCGACGAGCAGCTCCGCACCGACTGCAGTGTTGAGAATGGGGTGCACAGGGCCAAAATCTTGGCTGCGCTGCGCCACCCCAAAAAGACCTGCCTGACCGACGCACAGCCGTGCGGCCCAGACGTCTTTATCAGTTACCGCCGCACCACCGGGTCCCAGCTGGCCAG TCTGCTGAAGGTGCATCTTCAGCTGCGTGGCTACAGTGTGTTCATCGACGTGGAGAAGCTGGAGGCTGGTCGCTTTGAGGAGAAGCTGATCCAGAGTGTGCAGCGGGCACGCAACTTCATCCTGGTCCTTTCGGCCAACGCCCTGGACAAATGCATGGGCGACGTAGCCATGAAGGACTGGGTTCACAAG GAGATTGTCACTGCTCTCAGTGGGAAGAAGAACATTGTTCCGGTCACAGATAACTTTCTGTGGCCTGATCCCAAATCTCTTCCAGATGATATGAGTTCTATTCTCAACTTCAATGGTATCAA ATGGTCCCATGAGTATCAGGAGGCAACCATAGAGAAGATCCTGCGCTTCCTCAAGGGGAACCCAAGCCAGGACCAGCTGGACAGAGCCAAGGACCCAGAGTTACCGAAGCAGGAGGAGATCTAA